A region of Drosophila suzukii chromosome 2L, CBGP_Dsuzu_IsoJpt1.0, whole genome shotgun sequence DNA encodes the following proteins:
- the mtgo gene encoding fibronectin type-III domain-containing protein 3A isoform X4: MEEANNTSKRLLIKISANGTSHFYTPVAGYPGPGPAANGPPHFHLPPPPPQQQQQPQPQQQAPQGAPPPQQQQQQQQQQQVAQSSVQGAPSAVSTGGGTGAQGGGVPAPPTGQATHSHAHSHAHLHTHPQPLPHSPHSPSPPNYRDERSQRQHNKLLRKLEKQRESNPPHSPSPRRANELNGHNNNNIPPGVTLPGHLSSHHHVVSHQGRRLPQQQQHQVQSHQVAQQQARNGNPQHQPQRTGSSVGGASSVGTSEDGEDNSSLAGDDEEEYHRDNIIIEQISAIEKPEVIDVTARAAKIIWESPAIADTVTVDMRLLRYQVLLCDSGKQCKYKSLYQGEAYECIVQDLQPGQDYLVRLQVHYEKLSGTVSDPTEFRTPACEPDPPPPPKLVSRNKSSINLRWTAPAANGASIQHYLLEYDEGRMTGQPQKFVELAKIKTKHYVIGKLQPTTVYSFRLAAVNEAGQSPYSPVASYSTSGNPPPVPRPPQLLGSTSSSLKLGWERRAQDGDFLLQLQDAESGHGYLNTYKGTELQTECLQLRRASSYQFRLRSENEAGFSPWSPEVSYRTLAERPGRPGKPHAKGKIHGTQFKARWDAPGDAGGAEILRYHLELSAAGPAFERIYSGAETEAMCERLQPGTTYALRACCEGPAGQSPYSDIGHVTTEAVAPSAPPPPHCSDPPSPYAALLKLQHPEYNGGAPILEFEAQMRRLEQVQPPQVVYRGKQAYFVAQDLTPGGMYEAQVRAINRVGAGNWSQWMRFTAAAAAPGVPEELRVLVKSATHLGVSWQPPLQENGAPVTSYTLKSASQERSDDDAEQEAKEPPSSEFHNCYQGPQTCAELRNLSPYTRYHFRIQASNSAGTGTSSDVINVCTPAAVPGAPQMQGYEFTAQEVTLNWTQPSAHGSPICSYNIEYGERTIATPDACTRYTVSGLMPETGYKFRVQAVNAIGAGAFSAYAKLTTQPAPPAPPRLECSGAGHNYIKLKWGENGANGKVANPNPSGNGGDFTKYFVEMYVARAKQFQAVYSGTNCMCKVHKLQERSSYTFRIYAHTDRAGDGDYSEEFVFETSATLPANIKPPRVVQEGSVCLMELPGQLGMQLTLEWQHSKNSFHDRVEYELQYAVLGAAELEGESLSPKGRSSSSSGSSSGAPVNLPNHDYRQLYRGPETKFTIDNLAAGTCYQFRVCPVRIAAGGELLYGQPSSPLRYQVPSELDPSSATCHHHLHGSTAPPAVTTSQRSSRKLSAGNGSTNGLHMRSVSASAISGASGVGADPVAIGRLQQELSGFNACADPLHHHHHHHHHHHQPCGGGGGVVIGGGGGAGGATDSHHQHQHHMHHSHHMHHAHHPHTGMGVSSSSSSSSTAAAISSSLAQAGGLRRIVGKLTSLYSNRRRLSDQQKAVCIVVSFLVGTFLVAMLVNMLRG, encoded by the exons ATAAGCGCGAATGGCACTTCGCATTTCTACACCCCGGTGGCGGGTTATCCTGGCCCAGGACCTGCGGCCAATGGACCACCACACTTTCATTTgccgccaccaccaccgcagcagcaacaacaaccacaaccaCAACAGCAGGCGCCCCAAGGAGCACCTCccccacaacaacaacaacaacaacagcagcagcagcaggtggCACAATCTTCGGTGCAAGGAGCACCATCTGCAGTATCCACTGGAGGCGGAACAGGAGCCCAAGGCGGTGGGGTACCAGCACCACCCACTGGGCAGGCCACCCACTCGCACGCCCACTCACACGCCCACTTGCACACACACCCCCAGCCACTCCCACATTCCCCGCACTCACCCTCGCCGCCCAACTACCGGGATGAGCGCAGCCAGCGGCAGCACAACAAGCTGCTCAGGAAGCTGGAGAAGCAGCGGGAGTCCA ATCCCCCGCACTCGCCATCTCCGCGCCGTGCCAACGAACTGAATGgtcacaacaacaacaacattcCTCCGGGCGTGACCTTGCCCGGCCACCTCAGCAGCCACCACCACGTGGTGAGCCACCAAGGACGTCGCCTgccccagcagcagcagcaccaggTACAGAGCCACCAGGTGGCACAGCAGCAGGCCAGGAACGGGAATCCCCAGCATCAGCCCCAGAGAACCGGAAGCAGTGTTGGTGGCGCCAGTTCCGTGGGCACCTCCGAGGATGGCGAGGACAACTCTAGCCTGGCCGGCGATGACGAGGAGGAATACCACAGGGATAACATCATCATAGAGCAAATCTCGGCCATTGAGAAGCCAGAGGTGATTGATGTCACAGCGCGGGCGGCCAAGATCATCTGGGAGAGTCCGGCCATAGCGGATACCGTGACGGTGGACATGCGACTGCTGCGTTACCAAGTGCTCCTCTGTGATTCCGGCAAGCAGTGCAAGTACAAAAGCTTGTACCAGGGCGAGGCCTACGAGTGCATTGTGCAGGATCTGCAGCCTGGGCAGGATTACCTAGTGCGTCTGCAGGTGCACTACGAGAAGTTGTCGGGAACCGTCAGCGATCCCACGGAATTTCGGACGCCAGCCTGCGAGCCCGACCCACCACCGCCTCCGAAACTGGTCTCCCGCAACAAGAGTTCCATAAATCTCCGATGGACTGCTCCGGCCGCGAATGGGGCCAGCATACAGCACTATCTGCTGGAATACGATGAGGGCAGAATGACGGGGCAACCGCAGAAGTTCGTCGAGCTGGCCAAGATCAAGACCAAACACTATGTCATCGGGAAGCTGCAGCCCACTACGGTGTACAGTTTCCGTTTGGCGGCGGTCAACGAGGCGGGTCAAAGTCCCTATTCCCCGGTGGCCAGCTACAGCACCTCCGGCAATCCTCCGCCTGTGCCGCGACCTCCTCAGCTGCTGGGCAGCACTTCCAGTTCCCTGAAACTCGGCTGGGAGCGGCGGGCCCAGGATGGAGACTtcctgctgcagctgcaggATGCGGAATCGGGCCATGGCTACCTGAACACCTACAAGGGAACGGAGCTGCAAACGGAGTGCCTGCAATTGCGGCGGGCCAGCAGCTATCAATTCCGTCTGAGATCCGAGAACGAGGCGGGCTTCTCGCCCTGGTCGCCGGAGGTTAGCTACCGCACCCTGGCGGAACGTCCTGGCAGACCAGGTAAGCCGCATGCCAAGGGAAAGATCCATGGCACTCAGTTCAAGGCTCGCTGGGATGCACCCGGCGATGCTGGTGGTGCCGAGATCCTTCGCTATCACTTGGAGTTAAGTGCCGCGGGTCCGGCCTTCGAGAGGATCTACAGTGGCGCCGAAACAGAAGCCATGTGCGAGAGGCTCCAGCCGGGGACCACATACGCCCTGCGGGCCTGCTGCGAAGGTCCCGCGGGTCAGAGTCCCTATTCCGACATAGGACACGTCACCACGGAGGCAGTGGCGCCATctgctcctcctccaccgCACTGCAGTGATCCTCCCTCGCCGTACGCCGCCCTCCTGAAGCTCCAGCACCCGGAGTACAATGGCGGAGCTCCCATCCTGGAGTTCGAGGCTCAGATGCGTCGCCTGGAGCAGGTGCAACCGCCACAGGTGGTGTACCGCGGCAAGCAGGCCTACTTTGTGGCCCAGGATCTTACACCAGGTGGCATGTACGAGGCCCAAGTGAGGGCCATCAACCGAGTTGGCGCCGGCAACTGGTCCCAGTGGATGAGGTTTacagcagcagctgctgctCCCGGAGTTCCCGAAGAGCTGCGCGTGCTGGTCAAGTCGGCCACCCATCTGGGTGTCAGTTGGCAGCCGCCGTTGCAGGAAAACGGTGCACCAGTGACCAGTTACACCCTGAAGAGTGCCAGCCAGGAGAGAAGCGATGACGACGCCGAGCAGGAGGCCAAGGAGCCGCCCAGCTCTGAGTTCCACAACTGCTATCAGGGACCGCAAACCTGCGCCGAGCTGAGGAACCTCTCGCCCTACACACGCTACCATTTCCGCATCCAGGCGAGCAACTCGGCCGGCACGGGAACCTCCTCCGACGTGATAAACGTGTGCACTCCGGCCGCGGTGCCCGGAGCTCCCCAGATGCAGGGCTACGAATTCACCGCCCAGGAGGTGACCCTCAACTGGACGCAGCCGTCGGCCCATGGCTCGCCCATTTGCTCCTATAACATCGAGTACGGGGAGAGGACCATCGCCACTCCAGATGCCTGTACAAGGTACACGGTCAGTGGTCTGATGCCCGAAACCGGTTACAAGTTCCGCGTGCAAGCGGTGAACGCCATTGGAGCCGGAGCCTTTAGTGCCTATGCCAAGCTGACCACCCAGCCGGCTCCTCCGGCGCCACCACGCCTGGAGTGCAGCGGTGCCGGGCACAACTACATCAAGCTGAAGTGGGGCGAGAATGGAGCCAATGGCAAGGTGGCCAACCCCAATCCGTCTGGAAATGGCGGCGACTTTACCAAGTACTTTGTGGAGATGTACGTGGCCCGGGCGAAGCAGTTCCAGGCCGTCTACTCCGGCACCAATTGCATGTGCAAGGTGCACAAACTGCAGGAGCGGAGCAGCTACACCTTCCGTATCTATGCTCACACGGATCGCGCTGGCGATGGGGATTACTCGGAGGAGTTTGTCTTTGAGACCTCGGCCACTCTGCCAGCGAACATAAAGCCACCGCGAGTTGTCCAGGAGGGCAGCGTTTGCCTGATGGAGCTGCCCGGCCAACTGGGCATGCAGCTCACCCTGGAGTGGCAGCACTCGAAGAACTCCTTCCACGATCGCGTGGAGTACGAGCTGCAGTACGCCGTTTTGGGCGCCGCGGAGCTGGAGGGTGAATCCCTATCGCCCAAGGGTCGCAGCAGCAGTTCCAGTGGCAGCTCAAGCGGAGCTCCAGTTAATTTACCCAACCATGACTACAGGCAATTGTACCGCGGCCCAGAGACCAAGTTCACCATCGACAATCTGGCCGCCGGCACCTGTTACCAGTTCCGTGTGTGTCCCGTCCGGATAGCGGCGGGCGGAGAGCTGCTCTACGGCCAGCCGTCGAGTCCGTTGCGCTACCAGGTGCCCAGTGAGCTGGATCCCAGCTCGGCGACCTGCCACCACCACCTGCATGGCTCCACAGCGCCACCGGCGGTGACCACCAGCCAGAGAAGCAGCCGGAAACTGTCCGCCGGCAATGGTTCGACCAATGGCCTCCACATGCGATCGGTGAGTGCGTCGGCCATCAGTGGAGCGAGCGGCGTTGGAGCGGATCCCGTGGCGATTGGACGACTGCAGCAGGAGCTGTCCGGTTTCAATGCTTGCGCAGATCCCCTGcatcaccatcatcatcatcaccaccaccaccaccagccgTGCGGCGGAGGGGGTGGCGTTGTCatcggaggaggaggcggagCCGGAGGAGCCACGGACTCGCACCACCAGCATCAGCACCACATGCACCACTCGCATCACATGCACCACGCCCACCATCCGCACACCGGCATGGGCGTCAGCTCCTCGAGTTCCAGCTCCTCAACGGCGGCGGCCATCTCCTCCAGCCTGGCCCAGGCGGGCGGCTTAAGGCGGATCGTCGGTAAGCTAACTTCACTGTACTCCAACCGGAGGCGTCTGAGTGACCAACAAAAGGCCGTCTGCATTGTGGTCTCCTTCCTAGTGGGCACCTTCCTGGTCGCCATGCTCGTCAATATGTTGCGGGGCTAA